In the genome of Arctopsyche grandis isolate Sample6627 chromosome 13, ASM5162203v2, whole genome shotgun sequence, the window gatatacatatatatgtagatgacaAAACGCTAGAAAATTATTGTACCAGTCTCCAGTCAATACTTCCGGTCGAAAGTTAATCAAATATTAAAGCAAATGATCTTAAAGAAGAATTACGTGATGTATCCTGAATGCTACCATGTTCTatgatgttttaaattatttgtgtcAAAATAACTTAATTACTTTGTATCCGTATACAGTTGTAGCTCCAAGAATTTTACTAACACTCCCTGTCTCTGTATTTAGTGGGAAAGAagtttttccaaataaatataaataatacactaAATAAGAAATTCAACCAGCCAAACAAAacttatagatatatacataccattaatttctattgaatctacatacataatctgCCACACATCCCTAATTAATGAAATGTACTTAAAGTTAGAATGGGAAAACTGTAGGAGATTGTTGTAATTGATTGTCATGGTTAATAtcattatttcttttattttatttaaataaaaatattatttctacatgttgtgttgttttttttatgaaatcatAATCGAAGGTATTGCATCATACTGGGAAAATCTACCGCACGGCCCTGGCAATGaactataatacattttataaatacatagtgTGATACTAAACCACCATCAACTACGAAAAagttgaaagttgaaaagttttttaaaaacaaacctattttttagttttgtatataatattaagatacataaattattattttgaataaaaataccaataattttattttactaccgccatctatgtataaaactaaagactacatagacgtcactcagatttcaaatttgcaaacttcaaacacgtcttaaacgatattttacctctatcgtaatggtggaggattcatttacttacatatattgatgaccaaaatgagcaatatggcaaagtatgaaaacgatcggataagaggcaaattttttcttgaattttaatcgtaagtgaaacgtaaaggagattTGTAAAATGATAAAAGACTAATGcaacatttcaaaaaaatacataaatacatatgtatatgtataggtatataaattttaatctgatagtttttcaatattttgtgaCAAAATCTATCTTTATTGATCAAATCACAACCATTTTGTACATctcattacaataaaatatattacaaatcaatgacattttcaaatttgcaagaaTCTGTCGATTGACCAGTCAAACGATAGTTACTCCAACTAAGACCTTCAGTAGCTTCGATAATGGGTGACATAGTAGCAATAGATTGAGGTAGCAGAATCTTCGACCTACTCAAGATCCAGCTGAAAACTGCcaaataattcacaaattgtaaaCAATTTCACAATTTTGTAAACCGAAACTTATCTACCTAGCTTCAAAACATAAAGGACTGAAACCTTTTCAGGGTATTACACTTTAGTTTCatataaagttttatattattaacgtTGCCGTAATGTATTCATGAGAATCATTGGAAGAGTTAATAAACTTACCATGTCGATTACCATCTATGTACTCGTTACAACCGTAGACCAACGCATATTCCTCGTAGTCAGTACTTAAAACCCAATAATTACTATACGAGTGAGTCGCTGTAAAAGAAATGAATGATTAGTTGAGTTCAATGGTTATCTATTTGAATGAATATTGTGAGATTTAACATATGGAGGGGTAATTGATGAGTAGTTTTCCATCTCCATTAGTCGTTCCTTTTCCTTGGATTTGGTACTTGACACTGGTACTTACGCGAACCATTTCATTCGAAACATTGAAGTCTCTGATtccattcaatacatatttagaaTTAACACAATCTCCACCGAATTGATTAATATTCTCATATCTATATATCTCGTACCATACTCCGGCATACTACAATAGAAATACAAGTTTTGGTCaaagattattcaaaaaaacTGTTTCGACAAAAAGATATTTCTGAAACTGACtcgcaaaaaaaaagaaaaaaaatatataaatgtaattatacCTTTTGAAGGTTAAAATCTTTCTGTAGGGTGACATTTTTACACTTTCCATATGAAACTATCTGGCCGTCGGCAACGGCCAAAATAGTAAGGAAGGCGATGAAAAACTTCATTATTTTAGAACTGGATTCTAATGACGATTGGTTTTGTTCTTGATATTTTCCAAATTGTCATTTCTTCATATATATACTAAAACCAATAGCAGATTAAGCTATCAAATCTTGGAATAAAATCCCACTATCTCGTATTTAGATCATATGAAAAATTAGATGTCTGATGATTCCATACTCCGATTGTGGGTATAAAATTGAGATTATTCAAAAGACGTTATtgttttctaaaaatttaatcaaaaacaatatatatgtaatatatttccgTCATATAAAGGTCAATTATGTATTATCTGACAAATGAACTGCATTGCAAAAAGATTCCAATTTTTAATTCTGCatgatttatacatatagtatacatttatttttaatgcaaatatatattttttacaatatatactAATAAGTGTGCAGTAATTGTTCGGCTATTTCATGAAATGAGCAAAGTTTCTAATCTTAAACTAATGTTCCTAATGTTCTAATGTTCCCAAATGTTCCTAATGTTCCCAAAGTTCCTAATGTTTTTGGAACACAAgattttactatatattttaacGATTTCATAAATTGAGCAGTTTCTACATAAATTTCAACTAATTCAATATAAGAcggaatataatacaataaaaatagtataacaTTTTTAATCGTCCTGTATTGCTCGAGAAGAATTAATTACCTGTTATTTCATCGATGAATTTCAGATTGTAAAAACTACAAGTACTAATACTCAGAAATAATCAGTGGTTGAAGTAAGGCGGGATGGCATCCCATCACATTTATTACAATTCGTAAAGCTATTTAACTACTTCTTTCCGAGACTTTTCGATCCCAAAACATTTCCaagaaatatttaacaatagaTCATTGTATGATTTTTGCATCGCGATAATCTAATCTTGTGCTTAACAGTTGTGCAAATGCgagaaaataaataatccatTTAAATCAATGAAAACAATGACTTCATCTCAAATCGAATCTCTTGCAAAATTGATCGATCTCAACTAATAACATTCAACTTTTGACGATTTTAACGGGAAGTCTTACGATATattgattttcaaaaatatttacaaatagcAAATGGAAGGGCTCGATAATAGAACCGAATTCGAAACAAGTTTCTTATCCACTGACTTATtgaatatgtataggtacaatttaatatttaataaatatgataatgttaagttaaattgtttttagttatcaatatataatatataatcattGTCAAAACGTGAAAGGTAGATTAAGCAATCcagattgaaatattttgtgtttttatattaacatatgtatctgCATATTTTTATCCTGTCACAAAGTCAATCATATTTTTATGAGATTCAATAAAGTCGAGGTCTTTATAACTTGAATTTGCAAGAAACTGAGGTGGAggatatataataacaaaaaaaatgattttccaAATTTCTTTGAAACATTATTAcgataatatgaaaaattatcataataatttttttgaacatTAGGAATCGTAAAGTGaatgaaaataagataaattgcaattttaatgaaaattttcaacgttAAATGAAAAACACttcagtattttataaataatatacctaaattttattaataaaatcacaTACAATTTCCAGTCACATAACgtgacaaaatattttatacatcaacgaCCCTACAATATggcgaaatattttatatttcgatAGTGGTATTAAACGAACAAAAAGGTGGATAATTATAAGTAAATCGATAGTCATACCAATTATGTAAGACCGTCTGTAGCTTCGATGATAGGTGAAATAATCGCTATAACAATTTTCTTtggtttcaaatttatttacatgttaTTATTTCTTCGGTATTTTCATTGAATAATAATACGATTATGATAATAAgatgaatttcaattttaacgAAAATGTTCAACGTTTAATGAAAAactctttaatattttttaaataatatacctaaattttattaataaaatcacaaataattttttcattcaattttcagTTACATGACgtgacaaaatattttataaatcaacgaAAATACAATATggcgaaatattttatatttcaatggtGCTATTAAACGCACAAGAAGCTGGAGAATGACTAGTCAATCGATAGTTATCCCAATTAAGACCCTCTGTAGCTTCGATGACAGATGACATAGTAGCTATAGATAGAGGGGGCAAAATAGCCGTTCTACTCAAGATCCAACTGGAAACTGCAAAAAGAAAATACACGATCAAAATCAGTTGTAACataaatattaatcaatttctCAAATTTGAAACCCAAACTGAATCTACCCAATGCAATCCATTGATATTATACTTAAGACTAAACACTTTTCAGTGTATTACaggaaaattatgtacaaatatttccaTCGTGTTAACTAGTTAATAAACTTACTTTGTCTGTTATCATTGGCGAGCTCTTTGCAAGCGTATACCAAGGCATAGTGATCATAGTCAGTGCTCAAAACCCAATAATCACTAGAGGAGGTGTTCGCTGAAAAAATACTGATTAGTTGAGTTCtgtcggtatttatttataaaaaaaattgtaaaatctcACATATGGTGGGGAATTTGACGAGAAGTTTTCCATCTCCATTAGAACTTGGTGCTAGACTAGCATTTCCATTTATTTGGTACCTGACACCTCTGATAACCATTGCGTTCGTAACATTAACATCATTTAAAACATCTAACACATAACTGGCATTAACACAATCTCCACCACGTTGATCGACATGCTCATATCTATATATCTCGCGCCATAGTCCAGTGtactgcaataaaataaataaataaagacaatTGCATTTGTGGTTAGACGTGATAGGTTATATTAATTGGGTCcgcttttttgtataaatagcaaggctgtggagtcgttaaaacgactccgactccaacattttctgatattttcatatatataccAACATTGATTAGTCACCCTTAATTATTAACTCAATATTCAATGTaagaaaaactcaatataagaaaaaaatgaagtCGCCCGAAACTTTAATGACCCCGACTCCACGACTCTACGATCTGATTATTGTCATGTGTCAACTCTCAAAATATGGACTTGGAATAGACGAATGAACTTCGACTGtcaccataaataaatataaatactataagATAAAGTCTGgccaaaataatttaatgataCTTATTAGAAGTTAATGTTTTCatacctatattttttttacttaacttAATTACATTGATTTTCTGCCATTAttctaaattgtaaaataaatattatgactacatatgtacgagtatatagcAATATACCTACTCACAATAGGACTAGGAAAAATGGTGCGCAGACTTTTGCCCTACGGACATTAAGCCGAAGGACTTTTGCTCCAACGGACATTTGGCCAATTGTGTATTgaaattactcaaaaatctCTGGAACACAAATCCCCTCGAGCTTATTAAAATTTggtatttttgataattttaaaaattaaaaattgggcCACATACCCGTCGGCCCTATACCAGTTTGGCCATGTTTCccttcggccaaatgtccgtccGGCCAATCGTCCATCGGCCTAGTGTCCGTTAACCAAATGTTcattcggccaatagtccgtcaagcaggaaaaatatttttagccaTACCTTTGCAACGTCAAAATTCTTTTGAGTCGAGACATTTGTGCACCTTCCAAACGAGACGAGCTGACCATTGGCAACAGCCAAAATGGCAAAGAAAATGATGACAAACTTCATGATTTATGAGCTTGACAATTGATCGTGTCCAAGAAAGTACACTATCCCAAGATGAGCAGCGAAATGTGAatttcttatgtatatatacgaccGGTGTTAGATTAGGTTATCGAATCGGTAATAGATCTCTACTGTCCTATTTTTTATAATCAGAAAGATCTTGAATAATTTggaatttagattaaaaaaaatatttgtttttgacaAATCCACT includes:
- the LOC143921770 gene encoding apolipoprotein D-like, whose product is MKFVIIFFAILAVANGQLVSFGRCTNVSTQKNFDVAKYTGLWREIYRYEHVDQRGGDCVNASYVLDVLNDVNVTNAMVIRGVRYQINGNASLAPSSNGDGKLLVKFPTISNTSSSDYWVLSTDYDHYALVYACKELANDNRQISSWILSRTAILPPLSIATMSSVIEATEGLNWDNYRLTSHSPASCAFNSTIEI